In the genome of Paracoccus sp. MBLB3053, one region contains:
- a CDS encoding ABC transporter ATP-binding protein: MEPTLSIENLTLDLPEGADRPHAVRDVTLKLFPGRTLCIVGESGSGKSMSANAVMGLLPQGVTVGAGRIMFQGRDITRLTEEQYQDLRGQGIAMIFQEPMTALNPLMRIGAQIAEVYEAHGLLTPTQRSARALQLLREVGIPDPERAQNAYPFQLSGGQRQRVVIAMALALEPKVLIADEPTTALDVTTQAQILSLIKDLQTHHGMAVMFVTHDFGVVSEIADDVAVIELGELVEQGPASKVLVAPDHPYTRRLIDAIPRVEFHPAPKRDEPLLRVRNLVKEFRTGERVVKASDNVTIDLMRGETLGIVGESGSGKSTLGRAIVQLVEPDGGSIEMDGQDISNLRGAALKAHRKRIQMIFQDPYASLNPRARIGRILTEGPISHGKSRAEAQARARELLTLVGLGESAMNRFSHEFSGGQRQRIGIARALALEPEIIVADEAVSALDVSVQAQVLDLLEDLKERLGLTMIFVTHDLRVAGKICDRIAVMQKGRVVELGSAKQVFLSPREAYTQSLLEAAPGLELEAEE; encoded by the coding sequence ATGGAACCCACACTCAGCATCGAGAACCTGACGCTGGACCTGCCCGAGGGCGCGGATCGCCCGCATGCCGTCCGCGATGTCACGCTGAAGCTGTTTCCGGGGCGGACGCTTTGCATCGTCGGCGAATCCGGATCGGGGAAATCCATGTCCGCGAACGCGGTCATGGGGCTGCTGCCGCAGGGGGTCACGGTTGGCGCAGGCCGGATCATGTTCCAGGGACGGGACATCACGCGTCTGACGGAAGAACAATACCAGGATCTGCGCGGTCAGGGTATTGCAATGATCTTCCAGGAACCGATGACCGCGCTGAACCCTCTCATGCGGATCGGTGCGCAGATCGCCGAGGTTTACGAGGCCCATGGCCTCCTGACTCCGACCCAGCGGTCGGCGCGCGCGCTGCAACTTTTGCGCGAAGTCGGCATTCCCGATCCAGAACGCGCCCAGAACGCCTATCCCTTTCAGCTGTCGGGCGGGCAACGTCAGCGCGTCGTGATCGCGATGGCCCTTGCGCTTGAGCCGAAGGTTCTGATCGCGGACGAGCCGACGACCGCGCTGGACGTTACCACCCAGGCGCAGATCCTGTCGCTGATCAAGGATCTGCAGACCCACCACGGCATGGCGGTCATGTTCGTGACCCATGACTTCGGCGTCGTGTCCGAGATCGCTGATGACGTCGCTGTCATCGAACTGGGCGAGTTGGTCGAACAAGGACCGGCCTCGAAGGTCCTCGTCGCGCCGGACCATCCCTATACCCGCCGCCTGATCGACGCGATCCCGCGTGTCGAATTTCATCCTGCCCCGAAACGTGATGAGCCACTGCTTCGGGTGCGGAACCTGGTTAAGGAGTTCCGCACGGGCGAGCGCGTGGTGAAGGCCAGCGACAATGTCACGATTGATCTCATGCGCGGCGAAACTCTGGGCATCGTTGGTGAATCCGGGTCGGGCAAGTCGACGCTGGGCCGCGCCATTGTCCAGCTTGTCGAGCCAGACGGCGGCAGCATCGAGATGGATGGGCAGGATATCTCGAACCTGCGCGGAGCAGCACTCAAGGCGCATCGCAAGCGGATCCAGATGATCTTTCAGGACCCCTATGCTTCGCTGAACCCACGCGCGCGGATCGGCCGCATCCTGACCGAGGGCCCCATCTCTCATGGCAAGAGCCGTGCCGAGGCGCAGGCCCGCGCGCGCGAGCTTCTGACCCTTGTCGGGCTGGGGGAGAGCGCCATGAACCGTTTTTCACACGAGTTCTCGGGCGGACAACGCCAGCGGATCGGCATTGCCCGCGCACTTGCTCTGGAACCCGAAATCATCGTGGCGGATGAGGCGGTATCGGCCCTTGACGTCTCGGTTCAAGCTCAGGTTCTGGACTTGCTCGAAGACCTCAAGGAGCGGCTCGGCCTCACCATGATCTTCGTCACCCATGATCTTCGCGTCGCGGGCAAGATCTGTGACCGGATCGCAGTGATGCAAAAGGGCCGGGTTGTCGAACTGGGCAGCGCGAAGCAGGTCTTCCTATCGCCTCGCGAAGCCTATACCCAAAGCCTGCTTGAAGCCGCACCCGGACTTGAGCTGGAGGCAGAGGAATGA
- a CDS encoding ABC transporter permease has product MKDFWRRFASNKGGVIGLTLLALIVAVALLAPLFFPGNPWKMVQRPFLPPFDNMAFPLGTDTVGRDVAAGLAHGARVSLLVGLVSTLAALLIGIPIGAVAGYFGGWVDDLLMRVTEFFQTVPSFALAIVIVAIFQPSVVSITLAIAIVSWPPVARLVRGEVMSLRKREYIEAAILQGLPAGQIILRQVLPNAISPIIVMASLMVASAILLESSLSFLGLGDPNLMSWGYMIGAARTVIRQAWWLSFFPGVAILITVLALNLIGESLNDAMNPRLARRRA; this is encoded by the coding sequence ATGAAGGATTTCTGGCGTCGTTTCGCCTCGAACAAGGGCGGTGTAATCGGGCTGACCCTGCTTGCGTTAATCGTGGCCGTTGCGCTGCTCGCCCCGCTTTTCTTTCCGGGCAATCCCTGGAAGATGGTCCAGCGGCCGTTTCTGCCACCGTTCGACAATATGGCTTTCCCGCTGGGAACAGACACCGTCGGGCGCGACGTGGCTGCGGGTCTCGCGCATGGTGCGCGAGTTTCGCTGCTGGTCGGGCTGGTTTCGACCCTGGCCGCTTTGCTCATCGGTATCCCGATCGGCGCGGTCGCGGGGTATTTCGGCGGCTGGGTCGATGACCTGCTGATGCGCGTGACCGAGTTCTTCCAGACAGTGCCCAGCTTCGCACTGGCCATCGTCATCGTGGCGATCTTCCAGCCCTCGGTCGTGTCGATCACGCTGGCCATTGCAATCGTGTCCTGGCCACCGGTCGCACGGCTCGTGCGTGGCGAGGTCATGTCGCTGCGCAAGCGCGAATATATCGAGGCCGCGATCCTGCAAGGCCTGCCCGCCGGTCAGATCATCCTGCGCCAGGTCCTGCCCAACGCAATCTCACCGATCATTGTGATGGCCTCGCTGATGGTCGCCTCGGCCATCCTGCTGGAAAGCTCGCTGTCCTTCCTGGGACTGGGCGATCCGAACCTCATGTCCTGGGGCTACATGATCGGCGCGGCGCGCACGGTCATCCGGCAGGCATGGTGGCTGTCCTTCTTTCCCGGCGTGGCGATCCTCATAACCGTCCTGGCACTCAACCTTATCGGTGAAAGCCTGAACGACGCGATGAACCCCCGCCTCGCGCGGCGGCGTGCCTGA
- a CDS encoding ABC transporter permease, with protein sequence MKIITRIAGRLVKAAIVLLAILVLNFLLIHSAPGDPATVMAGEAGATDELFLEQLRIKFGLDQPLYVQLWKYVSDVARLDLGFSYRQQMPVLDLILDRLPATLLLTGSAFLVSLVLGVLAGVLAASRVGRWSDTLISTVALIFYATPLFWAALMGVLLFSVTLGWLPPFGFETVGAGYTGMARAMDIARHLVLPAVSLGLFFTAVYSRMTRASMLEVSQMDFVKTARAKGLSPRLIQRRHVLRNALLPIVTLAGLQAGQLVGGAVLTETVFAWPGIGRLMFEALAQRDYNVLLGVFFVSAAMVIVFNMITDLIYGIVDPRIRVQ encoded by the coding sequence ATGAAGATCATCACCCGCATCGCCGGGCGATTGGTCAAAGCCGCGATTGTGCTGCTGGCCATTCTCGTCCTGAACTTTCTCCTGATCCACTCCGCCCCGGGCGATCCCGCCACCGTCATGGCTGGCGAAGCGGGGGCGACCGACGAGCTGTTCCTTGAGCAGCTGCGCATCAAGTTCGGCCTCGACCAGCCCCTTTACGTTCAGCTCTGGAAATATGTCTCGGACGTGGCCAGGTTGGATCTTGGCTTTTCCTATCGTCAGCAGATGCCGGTGCTGGACCTGATCCTGGATCGTCTTCCGGCAACGCTCCTTTTGACCGGATCGGCCTTCCTCGTGTCGCTCGTGCTCGGCGTTCTGGCCGGCGTGCTCGCGGCCAGCCGCGTCGGGAGGTGGTCTGACACGCTGATTTCCACGGTTGCGCTCATCTTCTATGCGACGCCTTTGTTCTGGGCTGCGCTCATGGGGGTGCTGCTGTTTTCGGTGACGCTGGGTTGGCTGCCGCCCTTCGGCTTCGAGACGGTCGGCGCAGGATATACGGGCATGGCGCGCGCAATGGATATCGCCCGTCACCTCGTCCTGCCGGCAGTGTCGCTTGGATTGTTCTTCACGGCCGTCTATTCCCGCATGACCCGCGCCTCGATGCTCGAGGTGAGCCAGATGGATTTCGTCAAGACGGCGCGCGCGAAAGGACTGTCTCCGCGCCTGATCCAGCGCCGCCACGTCCTGAGAAACGCGCTGCTGCCGATCGTCACGCTGGCGGGGCTCCAGGCCGGGCAGCTTGTGGGCGGCGCCGTCCTGACCGAGACCGTCTTTGCCTGGCCGGGAATCGGGCGGCTAATGTTCGAGGCACTGGCCCAACGTGACTACAACGTACTGCTGGGCGTCTTCTTCGTCTCGGCAGCCATGGTGATCGTCTTCAACATGATCACCGACCTGATCTACGGGATCGTCGATCCCCGAATCCGCGTCCAGTGA